Below is a genomic region from Virgibacillus dokdonensis.
AAGGCGGTAGTGGAGTAACGGTCATTAATTTGAAATAAGAGTGAGTATTCGAGGTGAATAGGATGGAAATGGGAGTAGCCTTTTGGGAAAATGTAGTCGTACAAACTGCAGCCAGATACAGTGTGGTGATTTTATGCACGTTAGTGTTCTTAGCAATTTTAGAAATAGTCACGTCATATAAAAATTGGGAAGAAATTAAAAAAGGAAATTTTGCAGTTGCCATGGCAACAGGTGGGAAAATATTTGGTATTGCGATTATTTTTCGTTACTCTATTGAACATAATGATACATTGGTTCAAAGTATTGGGTGGGGTGTATATGGTTTTATCTTGTTATTACTAAGTTATTTTGTATTTGAGTTTTTGACACCAGTACTGAAAGTCGATGAAGAGATAGGGAATGGTAACAAAGCAGTAGGATTTATTTCAATGATTATTTCAGTAGGTTTGGCTTTTGTTATTGGTGCTAGCATAGGGTAAGAGGGGGAGAAACCTATGGTGTTAGATCGTTTAGCAAAGATATTAATTGTTGTAGCTATCTTATTTATTGGTGTAGGGATCGTATGGTTAATGGTCTAACGTTAAGTTGTATGCTATTAGGAGGTATTATTAAACTTGGCAATGATTGCCAAGTTTTTTTATAGGAAAAGGTTTTATCGTATTAGGCAAACTAGGGTTTTCACCATAAAGATTTAGAGGTAATCAAGTTTTTCTGAAAAATAATTAAATAATATTTCAAAAAATAACGATTAATCGGTATAATGTAAATAAGCATAAAGCAAAGGGAGGAAAAAACATGGGAGAAACGAAAAGTTGGTTTCAGCACTATCCACCTGAAATAAAAACATCACTCCACTATGACGAAAAGCCGCTCCATCGATTTTTACTCGAAAGTGCTGAAACATTCCCCAAAAAGAAAGCGCTTCATTTTATGGGGAAGGATTTGACGTATGAAGAACTTTATAATCAAGCAACCCAAATGGC
It encodes:
- a CDS encoding DUF350 domain-containing protein, whose amino-acid sequence is MGVAFWENVVVQTAARYSVVILCTLVFLAILEIVTSYKNWEEIKKGNFAVAMATGGKIFGIAIIFRYSIEHNDTLVQSIGWGVYGFILLLLSYFVFEFLTPVLKVDEEIGNGNKAVGFISMIISVGLAFVIGASIG